One window from the genome of Lathyrus oleraceus cultivar Zhongwan6 unplaced genomic scaffold, CAAS_Psat_ZW6_1.0 chrUn1024, whole genome shotgun sequence encodes:
- the LOC127115087 gene encoding chloroplast envelope membrane protein-like: MAKKKAFIPLLCLTSIVFLPWCISFTFKKSLESWITHWYNTKESEIFLNTIQEKSILKKFLEFEELFLLDEMLKEYPETRLQNLRIEIYKETIQLIQTNNQDHIHTILHFCTNIICFLILSVYSIRGNQELIILNSWVQEFLYNLSDTIKAFSILFLIEFCVGYHSTGGWELMIGSVYKDFGFIPNDHIISFLVSILPAILDTIFKYWIFRYLNRVSPSLVLIYDSIPFQE, translated from the coding sequence ATGGCAAAAAAGAAAGCATTCATTCCCCTTCTATGTCTTACATCTATAGTCTTTTTGCCCTGGTGCATCTCTTTTACATTTAAGAAAAGTCTGGAATCTTGGATTACTCATTGGTACAATACGAAAGAATCCGAAATTTTCTTGAATACTATTCAAGAAAAAAGTATTTTAAAGAAATTCCTAGAGTTCGAGGAACTGTTCCTCTTGGATGAAATGCTAAAGGAATATCCGGAAACACGTTTACAAAACCTTCGTATCGAAATCTACAAAGAGACCATCCAATTGATCCAGACGAACAACCAAGATCATATCCATACGATTTTGCATTTCTGTACAAATATAATATGTTTCCTTATTCTAAGTGTTTATTCTATTAGGGGTAATCAAGAACTCATTATTCTTAACTCTTGGGTTCAAGAATTTCTATATAATTTAAGTGACACAATCAAAGCTTTTTCTATTCTTTTCTTAATTGAGTTCTGTGTAGGATACCATTCGACTGGTGGTTGGGAACTAATGATTGGGTCTGTGTATAAAGATTTTGGATTTATTCCGAATGATCATATTATATCTTTTCTTGTTTCTATTTTGCCAGCCATTTTAGATACAATTTTTAAATACTGGATTTTCCGTTATTTAAATCGTGTATCTCCGTCGCTTGTATTGATTTATGATTCAATTCCATTCCAGGAATGA
- the LOC127115086 gene encoding cytochrome f → MDRELSNLPNLIVEIFRIKDCTMQTRNAFSWIKKEITRSISVLLMIYIITRAPISNAYPIFAQQGYENPREATGRIVCANCHLANKPVDIEVPQAVLPDTVFEAVVRIPYDMQVKQVLANGKKGALNVGAVLILPEGFELAPPHRLSPQIKEKIGNLSFQSYRPTKKNILVIGPVPGKKYSEITFPILSPDPATKRDVYFLKYPLYVGGNRGRGQIYPDGSKSNNNVSNATATGVVNKIIRKEKGGYEITIVDASDGREVIDIIPPGPELLVSEGESIKLDQPLTSNPNVGGFGQGDAEIVLQDPLRVQGLLLFLASIILAQIFLVLKKKQFEKVQLSEMNF, encoded by the coding sequence ATGGATAGGGAACTGAGTAACCTACCTAATCTTATTGTAGAAATTTTCAGGATCAAGGATTGTACCATGCAAACTAGAAATGCTTTTTCTTGGATAAAGAAAGAGATTACTCGATCTATTTCCGTATTGCTCATGATCTATATAATAACTCGAGCACCCATTTCAAATGCATATCCCATTTTTGCCCAACAAGGTTATGAAAATCCTCGAGAAGCTACCGGCCGGATTGTATGTGCTAATTGCCATTTAGCTAATAAGCCCGTAGATATTGAGGTTCCACAAGCGGTACTTCCCGATACTGTATTTGAAGCAGTTGTTCGAATTCCTTATGATATGCAAGTGAAACAAGTTCTTGCTAATGGGAAAAAGGGGGCTTTGAATGTAGGAGCTGTTCTTATTTTACCAGAGGGTTTTGAATTGGCCCCTCCTCATCGTCTTTCGCCCCAGATTAAAGAAAAGATAGGTAATTTGTCTTTTCAAAGCTATCGTCCCACAAAAAAAAATATTCTTGTCATAGGCCCCGTTCCTGGGAAAAAATATAGTGAAATTACCTTTCCTATTCTTTCTCCGGATCCTGCTACTAAGAGAGATGTTTACTTCTTAAAATATCCTCTATACGTAGGCGGGAACAGGGGAAGGGGTCAGATTTATCCCGACGGAAGCAAGAGTAATAATAATGTTTCTAATGCTACAGCAACAGGTGTAGTAAACAAAATAATACGAAAAGAAAAAGGTGGATATGAAATAACGATAGTAGATGCATCAGATGGACGTGAAGTGATTGATATTATACCGCCAGGACCAGAACTTCTTGTTTCAGAGGGTGAATCTATCAAACTTGATCAACCATTAACGAGTAATCCTAATGTGGGTGGATTTGGTCAGGGGGATGCAGAAATAGTGCTTCAAGATCCATTACGTGTCCAAGGTCTCTTGCTCTTCTTGGCATCTATTATTTTGGCACAAATCTTTTTGGTTCTTAAAAAGAAACAATTTGAGAAGGTTCAATTGTCCGAAATGAATTTTTAG